The genome window GGCATCTTCTCAGGAAACAACGTGCCCAGGTTTGACATTTATTGGACGGGATAGCGACGGGGGCGCGGTAACACCTTTCTCCTCAACCGCTGTGCCGGAGTTTGATATGGGCCAAGGAATTGTTCTCATGATATCGCTTTCCGCACTGATCGGCGCTGGCGTCATACTACGGAACAGAACGATCATGTGAACTGCAAGAGCGGATCAGGTTGGCTTGAGCATTACTTTGATCCACCCTTCCTTCCTAGCGTCAAAAGACTGGTAGGCTTCGATAGCAGATGTAATATTCTGCTCGTTTGTCAGGATTTTGCTCGGATCAACCTCTCCGCTCTTTACTTTCTCTAGCAACATAGGAATGTACTTCCGGTGGTTGCAGTCGCCGGCGTTGATGTGCAGGTTCTTGCTCATTGCTTTTCCTATCGGAAAATACTGCATCGTCGGAGGGTAAACGCCTATTACAGAAAGCGTGCCGGCTTTTGCGAGCGAGCCAACCGCCCATTCAAGAGCCTGCGAAGGCGCATTCCCGGGCACCCAGTTGTCGCCTTTTGGGTTTGCCGACGGGGCAATCTCTTTAACTTCCTTCTGGAACCTTTCTTTCTCCTTACCGCTTGTCGACTCCGAGGTGTATGCGTCCACGCCAACTGCATCAATGGCGCAATCAGGGCCGATACCTCCCGTAAGTTCCTGCAATGTCTTTACGGGATCCTCTTTGCTGAAATTGATAACCTCGGCTCCTTGATTTCGTGCCATTTCCAGCCGCGATTCAACCGCGTCAACTGCAAAAATCCTGCCTGCGTACTTGAGTTTTGCGCTTGCAATTGCAAATTGACCCACTGGTCCGCACCCAAAAATCGCCACGCTGTTGCCGGGCCGGATTTGTGCAAGATCTGCGCCAAAATAGCCGGTCGGAAAGATATCGGAAATCATAATCGCCTGATCATCGGTGATTTCATCTGGTACCTTTACCATTCCGACATTGGCAAAAGGCACAAGTGCCATTTCTGACTGGAGTCCGTTAAAGGGGCCGGTGTTTTTTGGCCCGCCATAAAACGCAGTGCCAGTATTTTTGCCGTGCGGATTGGCGTTATCGCATTTCGCAAAGTAT of Nitrososphaera sp. contains these proteins:
- a CDS encoding zinc-dependent alcohol dehydrogenase, encoding MQAVVWHGVGEIRVEQVPEPKIKQQSDAIVRLTASAICGTDLHFVRGTAGEMADGTILGHEGVGIVEQVGKGVRNFKPGDRVVIPSTIACGYCYYCRSGYFAKCDNANPHGKNTGTAFYGGPKNTGPFNGLQSEMALVPFANVGMVKVPDEITDDQAIMISDIFPTGYFGADLAQIRPGNSVAIFGCGPVGQFAIASAKLKYAGRIFAVDAVESRLEMARNQGAEVINFSKEDPVKTLQELTGGIGPDCAIDAVGVDAYTSESTSGKEKERFQKEVKEIAPSANPKGDNWVPGNAPSQALEWAVGSLAKAGTLSVIGVYPPTMQYFPIGKAMSKNLHINAGDCNHRKYIPMLLEKVKSGEVDPSKILTNEQNITSAIEAYQSFDARKEGWIKVMLKPT